Proteins from one Desulfovibrio legallii genomic window:
- a CDS encoding glycosyltransferase, with the protein MKVVFCLDDKPAYLLLLKAAVRSLRAVQPHAECLCVYAGADDALLAALAAENIPVARHKPRITPDALSPKGQRCAGCFLKLELALLPELSRDPLALYCDTDVLFRRPLDELLALTPRHMAMAREYTAPFFHPHQELRYTYQGREYVTPMPFPIWTFSSGVALFNLDRLRRHGLIEHFLAFCRQNERNIGNLDQSLLNYFFGKRITRLEDRWNCPPYREECRAAAHIVHFHGPKPWQTHGPLADLRINHFDYMRRVWLDWLRPDERALAQSWEAKA; encoded by the coding sequence ATGAAAGTGGTCTTCTGCCTGGACGACAAGCCCGCCTACCTGCTCCTGCTCAAGGCGGCGGTGCGCTCCCTCAGGGCCGTGCAGCCCCACGCGGAGTGCCTTTGCGTCTACGCCGGCGCGGACGACGCCCTTCTGGCGGCCCTGGCCGCGGAAAACATCCCCGTAGCGCGCCACAAGCCCCGCATCACGCCGGACGCACTCTCCCCCAAAGGACAACGCTGCGCGGGCTGCTTCCTCAAACTGGAGCTGGCGTTGCTGCCAGAGCTCAGCCGCGACCCCCTGGCGCTCTACTGCGATACGGACGTACTCTTCCGCCGCCCCCTGGACGAACTCCTGGCCCTGACCCCGCGCCATATGGCCATGGCCAGGGAGTACACCGCCCCTTTCTTCCATCCGCACCAGGAACTGCGCTATACGTATCAGGGCCGCGAATATGTGACGCCCATGCCTTTTCCCATCTGGACCTTTTCCAGCGGCGTGGCGCTGTTCAACCTGGATCGCCTGCGGCGGCACGGGCTTATTGAGCACTTTCTGGCCTTCTGCCGGCAAAACGAACGGAACATAGGCAACCTGGACCAATCCCTGCTGAACTATTTTTTCGGCAAGCGCATCACCCGCCTGGAAGACCGCTGGAACTGCCCGCCCTACCGGGAAGAATGCCGCGCCGCCGCGCACATTGTCCACTTCCACGGGCCCAAGCCCTGGCAGACGCACGGCCCCCTGGCGGATTTGCGCATCAACCATTTTGACTACATGCGCCGGGTCTGGCTTGACTGGCTGCGGCCCGACGAGCGCGCCCTGGCCCAAAGCTGGGAAGCAAAGGCCTGA